Proteins co-encoded in one Bacillus paramycoides genomic window:
- a CDS encoding serine hydrolase domain-containing protein, whose amino-acid sequence MKPKKSPLLLLIITFIFVITGLGFTYFKHNKTIPSKNNVTKKNWLDDPYLRWSYTHMKEFTLINEVKNNPDHVFHFSTALQNLDDFAVERRFGNTTPLKKLLDDNKTDAFVVVHNGQLVYERYFNGYNESEPHGMASLAKVFTGVIIQSLAEENRIDLEKTADTYIKELKNTPFGNATLQQLMDMQVSAQYPTHGYEHPALENQDAQLYLASNILPRGKNYDGPMRIYDMLREAEETAPPGSDFSYDNGSAETLAWVIRTITGKSLAENVSERIWSQIGMEENAYYVTDETKVEQASAGLNATARDMARFGQLLLNNGEYNGKQILPSSITEDIKNVQEGELAVGPGASISYHNQWWIPHNEQGAFEVLGSYGQTLYIDPKANMVIVHFSSNATPSNEIHSVYSNMYIDIAHHLEKLPQ is encoded by the coding sequence ATGAAACCTAAAAAATCTCCCCTACTCTTACTCATAATCACATTTATATTTGTAATTACAGGGCTCGGTTTTACATACTTCAAACATAATAAAACAATTCCATCGAAAAATAACGTGACGAAGAAAAATTGGTTAGATGACCCATACTTACGTTGGTCGTATACACATATGAAAGAATTCACTTTGATTAACGAGGTGAAAAATAACCCGGATCACGTTTTCCACTTCTCTACCGCATTGCAAAACTTAGACGATTTTGCTGTGGAACGTAGATTTGGAAATACAACTCCTCTAAAAAAACTTTTAGACGATAATAAAACGGATGCTTTTGTCGTTGTACACAATGGACAACTTGTATATGAACGATATTTCAATGGATATAACGAGAGTGAGCCTCATGGTATGGCGTCATTAGCGAAGGTTTTTACAGGGGTAATTATACAATCTCTCGCTGAAGAAAACCGTATTGATTTAGAAAAAACAGCTGATACATATATAAAAGAATTAAAAAATACACCGTTTGGTAATGCCACACTTCAGCAATTAATGGACATGCAAGTTTCTGCACAGTACCCTACTCACGGATATGAACATCCAGCGTTAGAAAATCAAGATGCACAACTATATTTAGCTAGCAATATTTTACCTAGAGGTAAAAACTACGACGGTCCGATGAGAATTTATGATATGTTACGAGAAGCAGAAGAAACTGCACCGCCTGGTTCCGATTTTTCTTACGATAATGGATCAGCGGAAACGCTCGCTTGGGTAATTCGAACAATCACTGGTAAATCATTAGCTGAAAATGTTAGCGAGCGCATATGGTCTCAAATTGGTATGGAAGAAAACGCGTATTACGTTACAGATGAAACGAAAGTAGAACAAGCAAGTGCTGGTTTAAATGCGACTGCTAGAGATATGGCTAGATTCGGACAATTACTATTAAACAACGGAGAATATAACGGAAAACAAATTCTCCCTTCTTCTATTACTGAAGATATAAAAAATGTCCAAGAAGGTGAACTTGCAGTTGGCCCTGGCGCTTCCATTTCTTATCATAATCAATGGTGGATACCGCACAATGAACAAGGTGCGTTTGAAGTGTTAGGTAGTTACGGACAAACACTTTACATTGATCCGAAAGCAAATATGGTCATTGTCCACTTCTCATCTAACGCTACGCCAAGTAATGAAATCCATTCAGTTTACTCAAATATGTATATTGATATTGCCCATCATTTAGAGAAGCTTCCACAGTAG
- a CDS encoding DUF3895 domain-containing protein: MNQISFEDLFEEENEKEKVEVAEIPVPLSPLQKDILELMDSEEISALELCEQLIRAGKISDERFTTNKPKAYGEVCLLLEGFVKEGKLIFVKSDEKRDRVYKLNEEMFNG, from the coding sequence ATGAATCAAATTTCATTTGAAGATTTATTTGAAGAAGAAAACGAGAAAGAAAAGGTGGAGGTAGCTGAAATTCCAGTACCTTTATCGCCATTGCAGAAAGATATATTGGAATTAATGGATTCTGAAGAAATAAGTGCTCTTGAGCTATGCGAACAATTAATACGAGCTGGAAAAATATCAGATGAAAGATTCACAACGAATAAGCCTAAAGCATATGGAGAAGTATGCTTATTATTAGAAGGCTTTGTTAAAGAAGGAAAGCTGATTTTTGTTAAAAGTGATGAGAAAAGAGATAGGGTTTATAAATTGAATGAAGAAATGTTTAACGGATAA
- a CDS encoding NETI motif-containing protein, whose product MTKQPNKKKFEVLENETITDCLARMEQEGYAPSRRMEEPIFHEVKKNRKTEVEPCGRKIVFEGKLK is encoded by the coding sequence ATGACAAAACAACCTAATAAAAAGAAATTTGAAGTACTCGAAAACGAAACAATTACAGATTGCTTAGCACGTATGGAACAAGAAGGCTATGCACCATCTCGTCGTATGGAAGAACCAATCTTTCATGAAGTGAAGAAAAACCGCAAAACAGAAGTTGAACCGTGCGGTAGAAAGATTGTCTTTGAGGGGAAATTGAAGTAA
- a CDS encoding S-layer homology domain-containing protein: MNIKKRVIILSTSLVMLGSAPLAISAEESKNLQTDQLRIAKWESGTGGFSYSDFNLETPDHMQINEAEVSENEKILLEEYKHKHDETEELHKMKEAKKGQVADEEAISNIEKAFEHVDGRNDGSTREMKPVEKPRAIQYSASMTTKKYGTLAGVPFVEWIVPAGNPDIRPANPMKARYITIHETANTARGANAENHAKYLYKQATEGTFRTASWHFTVDDKQIYQHLPTNENGWHAGDGDGSGNRESIGIEISVNQDGDYNKALENAKRLAGYLMNKEGISADHIYRHQQWSGKNCPDILISRGNWTGFVQGIQWYENVNTQIDSPLQERNELFDSNEFNPAEPSMELVVNGDGINIRSGAGLEHQTVRKASNGDLYKVLAVKNGWYKVGNGEWIFYNPSWIKINYNVPKEEVQKPKDDITGGWFEGHIRKLHSLGIMHGEGNGVFAPYRNVTRAEFATLIANALKLPEGNKSFVDINKAHPSLHDGMKRSASAGIISGRGGGVFDPNAPITREEASIMIDNALQYKGVTGELVALPFRDKYLITYKQPVQRLYSLQVVTGVGNNEFNPKGTTTRGEAAALLVKMLDASQK, translated from the coding sequence ATGAATATTAAAAAACGAGTAATCATACTATCAACAAGTTTAGTAATGTTAGGGAGCGCACCTTTAGCAATATCAGCAGAAGAGAGTAAAAACCTTCAAACTGATCAACTTCGTATCGCGAAATGGGAGAGTGGAACGGGTGGATTCAGTTATTCTGATTTCAATCTAGAAACTCCAGACCACATGCAAATTAACGAAGCGGAAGTATCAGAGAATGAGAAAATTCTCTTAGAAGAATATAAACATAAACATGATGAAACAGAAGAGTTACATAAAATGAAAGAAGCGAAAAAAGGTCAAGTAGCGGATGAAGAAGCGATTTCAAATATTGAAAAGGCATTTGAACATGTAGACGGTCGAAATGATGGTTCTACTCGTGAAATGAAGCCGGTTGAAAAGCCAAGAGCTATTCAGTATAGTGCATCGATGACTACAAAGAAATATGGAACACTTGCAGGTGTACCGTTTGTAGAGTGGATTGTTCCAGCGGGAAACCCTGATATTCGCCCTGCCAATCCGATGAAAGCACGTTACATTACAATTCATGAGACTGCAAACACAGCTCGCGGTGCAAATGCTGAAAATCATGCGAAATATTTGTATAAACAAGCAACAGAGGGTACGTTCCGAACAGCCTCATGGCATTTTACAGTAGACGATAAACAAATCTATCAGCACTTACCAACAAATGAAAACGGTTGGCATGCAGGAGATGGTGATGGTTCAGGAAATAGAGAATCCATCGGTATTGAAATTTCAGTTAACCAAGATGGGGATTACAATAAAGCGTTAGAGAATGCGAAGCGACTTGCAGGATATTTAATGAACAAAGAAGGTATTAGCGCGGACCATATTTATAGACATCAACAATGGAGCGGAAAAAACTGTCCTGATATTTTAATTTCTCGTGGGAATTGGACTGGATTCGTACAAGGTATTCAATGGTATGAAAATGTTAACACACAAATTGACTCGCCTTTGCAAGAAAGAAACGAGCTATTTGATTCAAATGAATTTAATCCAGCTGAACCTAGCATGGAGTTAGTCGTTAATGGTGACGGTATAAACATACGTAGCGGTGCAGGACTTGAACATCAAACTGTTCGTAAAGCTTCAAACGGGGACCTTTACAAAGTGTTAGCAGTTAAAAATGGTTGGTACAAAGTAGGAAATGGAGAGTGGATTTTCTATAATCCAAGTTGGATTAAAATTAACTACAATGTACCAAAAGAAGAAGTACAAAAGCCAAAAGATGATATTACAGGTGGATGGTTTGAGGGACATATTCGTAAACTACACAGTCTAGGTATTATGCACGGGGAAGGAAATGGTGTATTTGCGCCTTACCGTAATGTAACAAGAGCTGAGTTTGCGACATTAATCGCCAATGCTCTTAAACTGCCAGAAGGAAATAAATCATTTGTAGATATAAACAAAGCGCACCCATCACTTCATGACGGTATGAAACGTAGTGCAAGTGCAGGAATTATTAGCGGTCGTGGTGGAGGGGTTTTTGACCCGAACGCACCAATCACTCGTGAAGAAGCATCTATCATGATTGACAACGCATTACAGTATAAAGGTGTTACAGGTGAATTAGTCGCATTACCATTTAGGGATAAATATTTGATCACATATAAACAACCTGTTCAACGATTATACAGCTTACAGGTAGTTACTGGTGTTGGAAATAATGAGTTTAATCCTAAAGGTACAACAACTCGTGGTGAGGCAGCTGCCTTGTTAGTGAAGATGTTAGATGCAAGTCAAAAATAG
- a CDS encoding MFS transporter, producing MQSEKLWTKDFLGTCFSSLFLFLTFYMLMTTLPVYVIDGLKGKPEEIGLVATVFLISSVLCRPFTGKWLDDLGRKKILFISLSLFLAATVMYFGAQSLFLLLALRFLHGIGFGMATTATGTIVTDVAPAHRRGEALAYFGVFMSLPMVIGPFLGLTIISHFSFTVLFIVCSVFSLLAFLLGLLVNIPHEAPVKKQKQEKMKWKDLLEPSSIPIALTGFVLAFSYSGILSFIPIYAKELGLADIASYFFILYALVVVISRPFTGKIFDRFGENVLVYPAIIIFTIGMFILSQAQTSFWFLGAGMLIGLGYGTLIPSFQTIAISAAPNHRRGSATATYFSFFDSGIGFGSFILGIVAAKSSYHNMYFIAAIIVAFTLLLYYGLHGRKQKFKKQHTDGKVSA from the coding sequence ATGCAAAGTGAGAAACTTTGGACGAAGGATTTCCTCGGAACTTGTTTTAGTAGTCTATTTCTCTTTTTAACATTTTATATGCTTATGACTACTTTGCCTGTCTATGTAATAGACGGCCTAAAAGGAAAACCTGAGGAAATTGGTTTAGTTGCAACTGTTTTTCTTATTTCATCCGTTTTATGTCGACCATTTACAGGAAAATGGCTCGATGATTTAGGAAGAAAGAAAATATTATTTATTTCACTTTCTTTATTTTTAGCCGCTACTGTTATGTATTTCGGTGCGCAAAGTTTATTTTTATTACTTGCCCTTCGCTTCTTACATGGTATTGGGTTCGGTATGGCAACAACTGCAACTGGTACGATTGTCACAGATGTTGCGCCAGCTCATAGACGCGGCGAAGCACTTGCCTATTTCGGCGTATTCATGAGTTTGCCGATGGTAATTGGTCCTTTTTTAGGTTTAACAATTATTTCTCATTTTTCATTTACAGTATTATTTATCGTTTGTTCCGTATTTTCATTGCTTGCATTTTTATTAGGACTACTTGTAAATATTCCACATGAAGCACCAGTAAAGAAACAAAAACAAGAAAAAATGAAATGGAAAGACTTACTTGAACCATCTTCTATTCCGATTGCTCTTACAGGATTTGTTTTAGCCTTTTCTTATAGTGGCATTTTATCCTTTATTCCTATTTATGCAAAAGAGCTCGGTTTAGCTGACATTGCAAGTTACTTCTTTATTTTATACGCACTTGTTGTTGTAATTTCTCGTCCATTTACAGGTAAGATTTTTGATCGCTTCGGTGAAAATGTACTTGTTTACCCAGCTATCATTATTTTCACAATTGGGATGTTCATTTTAAGCCAAGCACAAACTTCATTTTGGTTCCTTGGCGCAGGTATGTTAATCGGTTTAGGCTACGGAACATTAATTCCTAGCTTCCAAACGATTGCGATTTCTGCCGCTCCAAACCACCGACGTGGTTCTGCGACAGCTACGTACTTCTCATTCTTTGATAGTGGTATTGGCTTTGGTTCTTTCATTTTAGGTATCGTCGCAGCGAAATCAAGTTACCATAATATGTATTTTATCGCAGCTATTATCGTTGCGTTTACTTTACTTCTCTATTATGGATTACACGGACGAAAACAAAAATTCAAGAAACAACATACAGATGGAAAAGTTTCCGCTTAA
- the phaZ gene encoding intracellular short-chain-length polyhydroxyalkanoate depolymerase — translation MIKPATMEFVSLSNGETIAYQEVGRQNTEILVLIHGNMTSSQHWDLVIEKLQDQYHIYALDLRGFGQSTYNQSIDSLQDFAIDVKLFIDQLKLEKFSLMGWSMGGGVAMQFTANHPTFVEKLILVESVGMKGYPIFKKDINGQPIVSSLVKTKEEVAQDPVQIAPVLDAIKNMNKLYYRTVWDLLIYTHNQPEPDRYEKYLDDMLTQRNFVDVNYALITFNISDEHNGVVGGNKQIHHIKAPTLVIQGDRDYVVPQVVGEELAKHLPNAELKVLEDCGHSPFIDCLDVFIKHVEDWLEEK, via the coding sequence ATGATTAAGCCTGCAACAATGGAGTTTGTTTCACTATCGAACGGAGAAACGATTGCGTATCAGGAAGTTGGAAGGCAAAATACAGAAATTCTTGTACTCATTCACGGGAACATGACGTCGTCACAACACTGGGATTTAGTTATTGAAAAGCTGCAAGATCAATACCATATTTACGCTCTTGATTTAAGAGGATTTGGCCAATCAACATATAATCAATCGATAGATTCATTACAAGACTTTGCAATAGATGTAAAACTATTTATCGATCAATTGAAGCTAGAGAAATTTTCATTAATGGGCTGGTCAATGGGCGGTGGTGTTGCGATGCAATTTACAGCAAATCATCCAACGTTTGTCGAAAAGTTAATTTTAGTAGAATCAGTTGGCATGAAGGGATATCCAATTTTCAAAAAAGATATTAACGGGCAGCCAATCGTATCAAGTTTAGTAAAGACGAAGGAAGAGGTTGCACAAGATCCCGTACAAATTGCTCCAGTGCTAGACGCGATAAAAAATATGAATAAATTATATTACCGAACAGTATGGGATTTATTAATATATACACATAATCAACCGGAACCGGATCGTTATGAAAAGTATTTAGATGATATGTTAACGCAGCGTAATTTCGTAGATGTAAATTATGCGCTCATTACATTTAATATTTCAGATGAACATAACGGGGTTGTAGGTGGAAATAAGCAAATTCATCATATTAAAGCTCCAACACTCGTCATACAAGGTGACAGAGATTATGTCGTACCGCAAGTAGTCGGTGAGGAATTAGCAAAACATTTACCGAATGCAGAGTTGAAAGTGTTAGAAGATTGCGGACACTCACCGTTTATTGATTGTTTAGATGTATTTATAAAACATGTAGAGGACTGGTTAGAAGAGAAATAA
- a CDS encoding DnaD domain-containing protein — MNFWQDEFILDLTPEECYFYIYLLTGTKTKQCGIYVLPKRLAELETGYSMETVEKLLNRFVAYGKILYDAETKELYILNWLHYNPILNTNVKKCVLRELKTVKNKEFIHMFLRKCLEEEWKIPLLLEHFGMPKEEDNSSLQEVAEEKEEEIEDDTSHSEVYKFYEQHISNLSPYIVKELKEWIQKVSGERVLEVLKIAFEQNKRTFTYVKGILRNWCSKYGGEKCVMGSLERRRSVLSSVF, encoded by the coding sequence GTGAACTTTTGGCAAGATGAATTCATATTAGATTTAACGCCAGAGGAGTGTTATTTTTACATATACTTGTTAACTGGTACGAAAACGAAGCAATGTGGAATTTACGTATTACCGAAACGTTTAGCAGAACTGGAAACAGGCTACAGTATGGAGACTGTTGAAAAGCTGTTAAATAGGTTTGTTGCATATGGGAAAATTTTATACGATGCGGAAACGAAAGAGTTATACATACTAAATTGGTTACACTATAACCCTATTTTAAATACGAATGTAAAGAAGTGTGTGTTACGTGAGTTAAAGACTGTAAAAAATAAAGAATTCATACATATGTTTTTACGTAAATGCCTGGAAGAAGAATGGAAGATTCCATTGTTATTAGAGCATTTTGGCATGCCGAAAGAAGAGGATAATAGTAGTTTACAAGAAGTTGCTGAGGAGAAGGAAGAAGAGATAGAAGATGATACTTCGCATAGTGAAGTTTATAAGTTTTACGAACAACATATAAGTAATCTATCTCCATATATCGTAAAGGAATTAAAAGAGTGGATACAAAAAGTTTCAGGAGAGAGAGTATTAGAGGTTCTGAAGATTGCGTTTGAACAGAATAAGCGAACATTTACTTATGTGAAGGGGATTTTGAGGAATTGGTGTAGCAAATATGGTGGAGAGAAGTGTGTAATGGGAAGTTTAGAGAGAAGGAGAAGTGTTTTGAGTAGTGTGTTTTAA
- a CDS encoding MarR family winged helix-turn-helix transcriptional regulator, translating to MDEKQHFFHIVSQTSRKFTKKFNERVSPTGLFSAQWAVIFRINQTGSCTQTELCQYLNVESPTMTRTLTRMETMGWIIRTEGKDRREKLISLSETAIKMIPVWQEEVDTFEEKTLEGINEDELHQAFQVLQQIIKNLD from the coding sequence ATGGACGAAAAACAACATTTTTTCCACATTGTCAGCCAGACTTCTCGCAAGTTTACGAAGAAATTTAATGAGCGCGTATCTCCCACTGGGTTATTTAGTGCGCAATGGGCTGTTATTTTCCGCATCAATCAAACTGGTTCTTGCACGCAAACAGAGCTATGCCAGTATTTAAATGTTGAATCACCAACGATGACTCGTACGTTAACACGTATGGAAACGATGGGATGGATTATTCGTACAGAAGGAAAAGATCGCCGTGAGAAGCTTATTTCTTTATCAGAAACAGCGATAAAAATGATTCCGGTATGGCAAGAAGAAGTTGATACTTTCGAAGAAAAGACGCTAGAAGGTATTAACGAAGATGAGTTACATCAAGCATTTCAAGTGTTACAACAAATTATTAAAAACTTAGATTAA
- a CDS encoding MFS transporter, producing MSIRFTFWIMVGIVAISGLSQGMLLPAIAMIFEQEGVSSSINGIHATALYIGILVISPFLEKPMQKFGMKPIIVIGGFLVIISLFFFTQTFSFWVWFILRFVVGVGDHMLHVGTQTWITTTADPSKIGRQVSIYGVFFGIGFAVGPYLASTVQYGLATPFIISTILCLIGWLLLLPTKNAFPAKDEREVKGESSFSRYKQVVGLGWIALLGPLAYGVLEAMLNSNLPVYALRKGWSVSEVSFLLPAFAVGGIITQIPLGILSDKYGRDRILTWTFSISTGIFLLAAVLDQYYWIVFACMLLAGMVIGSCFSLGLGFMTDLLPRHLLPAGNILSGIAFSLGSILGPVLGGVFIEKIQYTSFFIAVMIIIGILAMLYIVYMKNQFASRKIESRLGHDKTT from the coding sequence ATGTCAATACGTTTTACATTTTGGATTATGGTTGGGATTGTAGCAATCTCGGGTTTGTCACAAGGGATGCTTTTACCGGCCATTGCAATGATTTTTGAACAAGAAGGGGTTAGTTCAAGTATTAATGGTATTCATGCGACGGCACTATATATTGGGATATTAGTTATTTCCCCGTTTCTTGAAAAACCGATGCAAAAGTTTGGAATGAAGCCAATTATCGTTATTGGTGGGTTTCTCGTTATTATTTCATTATTCTTTTTTACACAAACTTTTTCATTTTGGGTATGGTTCATTCTTAGATTTGTAGTTGGAGTCGGAGATCATATGCTTCATGTCGGAACACAAACATGGATTACGACAACAGCAGACCCAAGTAAAATAGGGAGACAAGTATCGATATACGGTGTATTCTTCGGAATTGGTTTTGCCGTTGGCCCGTATTTAGCAAGCACTGTGCAGTATGGTCTTGCAACGCCATTTATTATATCTACTATACTTTGTCTAATAGGTTGGCTATTACTATTACCAACCAAAAATGCATTCCCGGCGAAAGATGAAAGAGAAGTGAAGGGTGAATCATCATTTTCTCGTTATAAACAAGTTGTTGGATTAGGATGGATTGCGTTACTAGGACCACTTGCATATGGCGTACTGGAAGCAATGTTAAATAGTAACTTACCAGTATACGCGCTACGTAAAGGATGGTCTGTTTCAGAAGTATCCTTCTTATTACCAGCATTTGCAGTTGGGGGCATTATTACACAAATTCCGCTCGGTATATTAAGTGATAAATACGGAAGAGACCGTATTTTAACGTGGACGTTCAGCATAAGTACGGGAATTTTTCTATTGGCAGCAGTATTAGACCAATATTATTGGATTGTCTTTGCCTGTATGCTATTAGCGGGTATGGTCATTGGATCGTGCTTCTCATTAGGCCTTGGATTTATGACAGATTTATTACCGAGACACTTATTGCCAGCAGGTAATATATTATCTGGAATCGCCTTTAGTTTAGGAAGTATACTGGGACCTGTATTAGGAGGCGTATTTATAGAAAAAATACAGTATACAAGCTTTTTTATTGCGGTTATGATTATAATAGGAATTCTCGCAATGTTATATATCGTCTACATGAAGAATCAATTCGCATCAAGAAAAATAGAAAGTAGGTTAGGGCATGACAAAACAACCTAA
- a CDS encoding VOC family protein: MIQSIYETHLHVRNLEKAIDFYQNKLGLTVAKKLSKRRVAFFWIGENKEQMLGLWEVHSNEDFETKHFAFRVDLEFLKTAKFWLEERGIEVVGSQGKGNEEPIVQRWMPAASIYFLDCDGNKLEFISMLHDDPDELEYATYLSEWDAEHQEK; this comes from the coding sequence ATGATACAAAGCATATACGAAACTCATTTACATGTAAGGAATTTAGAAAAGGCGATAGATTTCTATCAAAATAAGTTAGGCTTAACAGTAGCAAAAAAACTATCGAAAAGACGGGTTGCTTTCTTTTGGATAGGAGAAAATAAAGAGCAAATGCTCGGTTTATGGGAAGTACATAGTAATGAAGATTTTGAGACGAAACACTTCGCTTTCCGTGTAGATTTGGAGTTTTTAAAGACTGCTAAATTTTGGTTAGAGGAGCGTGGAATAGAAGTAGTAGGGAGTCAGGGGAAAGGGAATGAAGAGCCAATTGTTCAAAGGTGGATGCCAGCTGCAAGCATATATTTTCTAGATTGTGATGGAAATAAATTAGAGTTTATTTCTATGTTACATGATGATCCAGATGAATTAGAATATGCAACGTATTTAAGTGAATGGGATGCAGAGCATCAAGAAAAATAA
- a CDS encoding S-layer homology domain-containing protein, with protein MGRKTSKVKKIFGFVLTAALATTTMVGTVNAETTTKTNVNEKSYTEVSNNDNVFTDVPKDHWSKVAIDYLASAGIYKGYGNGKFGFGDNVTRGQVASLVNRYLGLKADDKQENMFSDITNHMFEKDIKAIAQAGIMKGDGTGTFRPDDVLTRYEMAVVLQKAFHLELKGQGNFKDVPKGHWAYESVNAVRSNRIAQGDESGNFIGNTIVKREQYAQFLYNAIAKNRDYNFNINSKEELKQMLTTALQNGTFGPFTLNTLRKDISEVKKEFGVPDVLKQAPCTECDAPNTAVYGDYYIDMYPSDARYIWVKMGIPIHELKEWFGEPDLIGEDMTSEGFIYKRGSYSLYFSFSDGYIQRAEISKTEDR; from the coding sequence ATGGGCAGAAAAACAAGTAAAGTTAAAAAAATTTTTGGATTCGTACTAACCGCAGCACTAGCCACTACAACGATGGTAGGCACGGTAAACGCAGAAACAACTACGAAAACAAACGTTAACGAAAAGAGCTATACGGAAGTTAGCAATAATGACAATGTATTTACAGATGTACCAAAGGACCACTGGTCAAAAGTTGCTATCGATTACTTAGCATCAGCAGGCATTTATAAGGGATATGGAAATGGGAAATTTGGTTTTGGGGACAATGTTACTAGAGGACAGGTAGCTTCTTTAGTCAATCGATATTTAGGTTTAAAAGCAGACGATAAACAAGAGAATATGTTTAGTGATATTACAAATCATATGTTTGAAAAAGATATTAAGGCCATTGCACAAGCTGGAATTATGAAAGGTGATGGCACAGGTACATTTCGTCCAGATGATGTATTAACTCGCTATGAGATGGCAGTAGTATTACAAAAAGCATTTCATTTAGAATTAAAAGGACAAGGGAACTTTAAAGATGTACCAAAAGGTCATTGGGCCTATGAATCTGTAAATGCAGTGCGTAGTAACCGCATAGCACAAGGTGACGAGTCAGGTAATTTTATTGGAAATACGATTGTAAAGCGTGAGCAGTATGCACAATTTTTATATAATGCAATAGCAAAAAACAGAGATTATAATTTCAACATCAATTCAAAAGAAGAATTGAAACAAATGTTAACAACCGCTTTACAGAATGGGACGTTTGGTCCATTTACATTAAATACATTGCGTAAAGATATATCTGAAGTAAAAAAAGAATTTGGAGTACCTGATGTTTTGAAGCAAGCACCTTGTACAGAATGTGATGCACCTAATACAGCGGTATACGGAGATTATTATATTGATATGTACCCTTCGGACGCAAGATATATATGGGTGAAAATGGGTATCCCTATCCACGAATTAAAAGAATGGTTTGGTGAGCCCGATTTAATCGGAGAGGATATGACTAGTGAAGGCTTTATATATAAACGAGGAAGCTATTCTCTTTATTTCAGCTTCTCTGATGGTTATATTCAACGCGCTGAAATATCTAAAACTGAAGATCGTTAA
- a CDS encoding DNA alkylation repair protein — protein MDFKTVMQELEALGKERTKKMYISNGAHEPVFGVATGAMKPIAKKIKLNQELAEELYATGNYDAMYFAGIIADPKAMSESDFDRWIDGAYFYMLSDYVVAVTLSESNIAQDVADKWIASGDELRMSAGWSCYCWLLGNRKDNEFSESKIVAMLEMVKNTIHDSPERTKSAMNNFLNTVAISYVPLHEKAVEIAKEVGIVEVKRENKKSSLLNAAESIQKELDRGRLGFKRKYVRC, from the coding sequence TTGGATTTTAAAACAGTTATGCAAGAGCTTGAAGCCCTAGGCAAGGAAAGAACGAAAAAAATGTACATATCTAACGGTGCGCACGAGCCAGTTTTCGGAGTAGCTACAGGTGCTATGAAACCAATCGCTAAAAAAATAAAATTAAATCAAGAATTAGCTGAAGAACTTTATGCGACAGGTAACTACGATGCTATGTACTTTGCAGGCATTATTGCGGATCCGAAAGCTATGAGTGAATCGGATTTTGATCGCTGGATAGACGGAGCGTATTTTTATATGTTGTCCGATTATGTAGTGGCAGTAACTTTATCAGAATCAAATATTGCACAAGATGTTGCTGACAAATGGATTGCAAGTGGAGACGAGCTACGAATGTCTGCAGGCTGGAGTTGCTACTGTTGGCTTTTAGGAAATCGCAAAGACAATGAATTTTCCGAAAGCAAAATTGTCGCTATGCTTGAAATGGTAAAAAATACGATTCATGATTCGCCAGAACGAACTAAATCCGCTATGAATAATTTCTTAAACACGGTAGCAATTTCATATGTGCCACTACACGAAAAGGCAGTCGAGATTGCAAAAGAAGTTGGTATAGTTGAAGTAAAACGTGAAAATAAAAAGAGCAGTTTGCTAAATGCTGCAGAGAGTATTCAGAAAGAACTTGATAGAGGCAGACTTGGTTTCAAGCGTAAATATGTTAGATGTTAG